The Henckelia pumila isolate YLH828 chromosome 2, ASM3356847v2, whole genome shotgun sequence genome includes a window with the following:
- the LOC140882457 gene encoding large ribosomal subunit protein eL6-like, which yields MAPKATRGTRNPELIRGIRKVSRSQMYHKRGLWAIKARNGGKFPQHEKASEAAPVTEKPPKFYPADDVKKPLSNKRKPKPTKLRASITPGTVLIILAGRFKGKRVIFLKQLASGLLLVTGPFKINGVPLRRVNQAYVIASSTKVDVSGVNVDKYDDKYFAKKVEKKSKKGENEFFEAEKQDKATLPVEKKDDQKAVDVSLLKAIESVPELKAYLGARFSLKAGMKPHELVF from the exons ATGGCGCCCAAAGCTACGAGAGGGACCCGCAATCCGGAGCTGATCCGGGGGATCCGAAAGGTTTCCCGTTCCCAGATGTACCACAAGAGGGGTCTCTGGGCGATCAAAGCCAGGAACGGCGGAAAATTTCCCCAACACGAGAAAGCTTCGGAGGCCGCCCCGGTGACAGAGAAGCCCCCGAAATTTTACCCGGCGGATGACGTCAAGAAGCCGCTCTCCAACAAGCGCAAGCCAAAGCCCACCAAGCTCAG AGCGAGCATTACACCTGGGACTGTACTGATCATTTTGGCTGGAAGGTTTAAGGGAAAGAGAGTTATTTTCTTGAAGCAGCTTGCTTCCGGATTGCTTCTAGTTACAG GACCATTCAAGATCAATGGTGTTCCTCTAAGGCGCGTGAACCAGGCCTATGTTATTGCATCATCCACAAAGGTCGATGTTTCCGGGGTAAACGTGGATAAGTATGATGACAAGTATTTTGCCAAGAAAGTTGAAAAGAAAAGTAAAAAGGGGGAGAATGAATTCTTTGAAGCAGAGAAACAG GATAAAGCCACACTTCCAGTGGAGAAGAAAGATGATCAGAAAGCTGTAGATGTATCTTTATTAAAAGCCATTGAATCTGTTCCAGAACTCAAAGCTTATTTgggtgcaagattttcactcaAGGCTGGCATGAAACCTCATGAGTTGGTCTTTTAG